In Aliivibrio fischeri, the sequence ACAAAAGTTAACTCTTGTATTGAAATTAAAGAGATAATAGAAGAATCTTTAACTAAAGAGATACATTGCCCAGCTAGAGGTGGAATGATCACTTTAAATACTTGCGGGGCAATAATGTATCGATATCGATGCCAAGTTGATAACCCCAGTGTTTTTGCTGCTTCATGTTGACCTTTAGGTATTGCATCCAAGCCTGAACGTACGACTTCACCAATATAAGCGGCAGAGATCATACCAATACACAATACTCCCGCCGTTAAGTTTTCCCACAGATTAGCTGAGCCAAAAAGAAATTGTTGCAGTAAGTTAATGTCACCAGAGTGTTCGCGTAATAAGCTCTCAAGACCTAATAAAGGAACCAGTTGGTTGGCAATAAAAAAGTAAAATATGAAAATAAAGACCAAAGGTGGAATGTTTCTGATCAGTTGGATATAGCTATTTGATAACGCTCTAATCACCGTAAAATTTGAACGGCGTCCTAAGCCTAATAAGATACCGAAACAAATGGCAAAGAGCATCCCCAAAACGTTAAACGTAATGTTGAAAACAAACCATCAAAAAAGTAAGGGAGAGAACCATCCGCTTTTGGAGTAAATAAAAGCTGAATGGCTTTAGACCACTGCCAATGATAAGCCAAGGTACCACTGTCTTTGGTCAATAACCAAGTGACAAACCCTATGATAATGATCAGTAATCCCCAATCTAATCGATTGAGCCTAAAAGATGCTCTTTGATACATTTTTTATTTCGCTGTTTGTGATTGCCAATCTAGGCTTGTAAACCAATAGTCGTAACGCTCTTTTAACCAACCGTCGTCGGTACGAGCTTTGATCCACTCATCAAAATACGCTTTTTTATCTTCTTCACCTAAACGAACAGCAAAGGCTTCATTGCCTTGTGATAAACGCTCTTTAAATGGTAAGTAAAGAATATCAGCGTGTTTAAGCGTATCGAATTCTGGTTTAGGCGTTGATGCTGCTACGGCGTGAGCATTAGCATTTAATACTTCTTGGAAGGCTTGTGCTTCATCATCAAATTGTAGAACTTTTGCTTTTGGAAAGTGTTCTTTGATAGCTGCAACGGTAATTGAACCACGGCGTGCTGCAAATTTTACGCGTCTTGAATTGAAATCTTCACGAGTAAAGCCGTCCGTTAACTCTTTATTAGCAGCAACCTGTACACCTGAGTGTGAATATGGAATAGTAAACAGAACACTTTTTGAACGTTCATCAGTAATTGTTAATCCACCGATAATGACGTCAAATTTACCAGAAATAAGAGAGGGAATAATGCCATCCCAAGCTGTAGGTATAAACTCAACTTTTAAACCAGAGTCTTCAGCAAGACGCTTTGCCACATCGACTTCAAAACCAATTAACTCACCTTGTTGATTTCTCATCGCCCATGGAACAAAAGTACTTAAGCCTACTTTTAATGTACCACGCTCTTGAATCTTGTCTAAATTGGGTGTGCTGTCGGTTGTCGTTGCGGAAAATACTGAACTACTAAATAGTAAACTTAATCCAAAAAACGAAAGTAATAGGTGCTTCATGCGAGTTGTTCTCCTTAGTGTGCGTTGTGCATTCTGTATTCTAGCCATGCTGATAAAGCAGAAAGGCTTAATGTAATCATTAAATAGATGGCGGCCACTGTAAACCAAATTTCAAATGGCATGGCTGTATCCGATACAATATTTCTTCCCTCAGTAGTAAGGTCAAAAATAGCCATTACACTGACTATAGAAGAGTTTTTAACTAAGGAAACTAATTCGTTGGTTAGTGAGGGTAAGGTTTTTCTAATTACTTGAGGTAAAACAACATATCGATAGCTGTTGAATTGAGAAAGTCCTAATGTCTTACACGCCTCAAATTGTCCTTTAGGTAGATTGATTAAACCTGAACGTAAGATTTCGGCTGTATATGCACCTTGAAACAAAGCTAAAGCTAAGACGGCAGTAGTGAAACGCTCTAAGCCTAAAAAAGGACCAAAAACGAAATACAATAAATAGATTTGAACCAATAATGGGGTATTACGGATCAACTCAATGTATAGCGTTGATATTGTTTTACCTACAATGGAGTTTGATAGGCGCAATAATGCAGTTACCAGAGCAATAGCAAGTGTTGCAATCGCACTGATGGCGGATATTTTTAAAGTAACCACCAAACCTTCAATTAGTTCTGCAGGAAACCATTCACCATCTTCATAAAAGAAAATGAAGTCAGGAACTCGATCCCATTGCCATTGATAGTTCATGGCTTGAGCACCACTGTCCAAAACCCAAAAAAGACCTAAACTAAGTAATACGATCTGAAGAGTTGCAGAGAGAACTGGTGTAAAAATACGAGTAAAGTAATTCATCTTAATAGCTTAATATTTGGTTTAAAAAGCGTTGAGTTCGAGCGTGTTGCGGGGATTCAAAAAACTGGAGAGGCTCTGCAACCTCAACAATTTCACCTTCATCCATAAAAACGACTCTGTCTGCTACCTTTTTGGCAAATCCCATTTCATGGGTAACACAAACCATTGTGATGCCTTCTTTAGCTAAATCCGACATTACATCAAGCACCTCACTGATCATTTCAGGATCAAGAGCAGAAGTGGGTTCATCAAATAAGAGAATTTTAGGTTCCATACACAATGAACGAGCAATAGCGACGCGTTGTTGTTGGCCACCAGAAAGCTGTGATGGGTACTTATCAGCTTGTTCAGCGATATTGACGCGTTTTAAATACGTTAATGCACGCTCTTTTGCTTGAGCCTTAGAAAGTTTTAACGTTTTGATTGGAGATAGGGTTAGGTTCTCTAACACGGTTAAATGTGGGAAAAGATTAAAGTGTTGAAATACCATGCCAATTTTCCCTTTATCAAGGTGCTTTGGTGATAACACCTCATCAAAAAGTGAAAGCTGACCATTCTGGATGGACTCTAATGCATTAATGCAGCGAATAAGCGTAGATTTTCCTGAACCAGAAGGACCACAAATAACGACTTTTTCACCTTCTTGAATGGCTAAGTTGATATTTTTTAGAGCATGAAATTGGTCGTAAAATTTATCAACAGCTTCAAAAGTAATGACATTTGTTCTCTTTGTATTTTTTATCGTCACAATTAGTCCTTTCAGTTACTAGCCAAAGTTACTGTAACATATTCATTAAACTAAAGAAGTGATTCTTGTTTCTTTGATTGTTTATTGCGCAAAAAATGAGGTTATGTGTGGTTCATGTCAAAAGAGGTATGAGTAGTAAGTTA encodes:
- a CDS encoding transporter substrate-binding domain-containing protein, which encodes MKHLLLSFFGLSLLFSSSVFSATTTDSTPNLDKIQERGTLKVGLSTFVPWAMRNQQGELIGFEVDVAKRLAEDSGLKVEFIPTAWDGIIPSLISGKFDVIIGGLTITDERSKSVLFTIPYSHSGVQVAANKELTDGFTREDFNSRRVKFAARRGSITVAAIKEHFPKAKVLQFDDEAQAFQEVLNANAHAVAASTPKPEFDTLKHADILYLPFKERLSQGNEAFAVRLGEEDKKAYFDEWIKARTDDGWLKERYDYWFTSLDWQSQTAK
- a CDS encoding amino acid ABC transporter permease, translated to MNYFTRIFTPVLSATLQIVLLSLGLFWVLDSGAQAMNYQWQWDRVPDFIFFYEDGEWFPAELIEGLVVTLKISAISAIATLAIALVTALLRLSNSIVGKTISTLYIELIRNTPLLVQIYLLYFVFGPFLGLERFTTAVLALALFQGAYTAEILRSGLINLPKGQFEACKTLGLSQFNSYRYVVLPQVIRKTLPSLTNELVSLVKNSSIVSVMAIFDLTTEGRNIVSDTAMPFEIWFTVAAIYLMITLSLSALSAWLEYRMHNAH
- a CDS encoding amino acid ABC transporter ATP-binding protein codes for the protein MTIKNTKRTNVITFEAVDKFYDQFHALKNINLAIQEGEKVVICGPSGSGKSTLIRCINALESIQNGQLSLFDEVLSPKHLDKGKIGMVFQHFNLFPHLTVLENLTLSPIKTLKLSKAQAKERALTYLKRVNIAEQADKYPSQLSGGQQQRVAIARSLCMEPKILLFDEPTSALDPEMISEVLDVMSDLAKEGITMVCVTHEMGFAKKVADRVVFMDEGEIVEVAEPLQFFESPQHARTQRFLNQILSY